GTTCAACATCCGCTACCTGCAGGCGGGATGGAAGTTGTTGTTCTTCAAGCCGGGCCGTTTCGAACCGGATGCCACCAAGAGCGAGGAGTGGAATCGCGGCGCCTACCTCGCGCTCGGCCTGAGCCACTGCGGCGCCTGCCATACACCGCGCAACCTGCTGGGAGCGGAGAAGTCCGGCAACGCTTACGGCGGCGCGGTGATTGACAACTGGGTCGCGCCGCCATTGACGGCCGCAAATCCCGCGCCAGCACCCTGGACGCACGAAGAACTCTACGACTACCTGCGCACGGGCACGAGCAAGTTGCATGGAACCGCCGCCGGGCCGATGTTCCCTGTCGTCCAGGGGCTCGGTGCGCTGCCAGACTCCGACATCCACGCACTCGCGACCTATTTTGCCGATATCGACAAGGCGGCCGCCGACCTGCCGTACGTTTCCGGCGCGGTGAGCCTTGCGATGTCCAGCGCATTGGCCAAGCAGGGCGCGCCCTTGGATCCCGACGCGCGGCTCTACACTTCAGCTTGCGCGTCCTGTCACTACAACGCAAACAACGCGCCGCTCGCGGCGCGGCCCGACCTGGCGCTCAACAGCGCGGTGCACCTTTCCGATCCAGGCAATCTGATCCAGGTCATCCTACGGGGCATCGGCTCCAATGAGGGAATGCCGGGTGCCGTCATGCCTGCCTTCGGTAGCGCATTAAGCGATGCCGATGTCGCCCGGATCGCCGCATACCTGCGGCGGACTCGCACGGACCTTCCGCCATGGACGGATCTCGCGGCAAAGATCGCAGAGATCCGCCGGCAGAACGCCGGAGCCAATTGATCCATCGGAGAACGAACATGACCTCATTTGACATCAATGGCCGCGCGGTGACCGTCGATGCCGAGGATGACACGCCCCTGCTGTGGGTCATCCGTGACGAGATTGGCCTGACCGGCACGAAGTTCGGCTGCGGGATCGGGATGTGCGGCGCCTGCACGGTCCACGTCGGCGGCCGGCCCACGCGCTCGTGCATAACGCCGCTCGCCAGCGTCGCCGGCGCCAAGGTCACCACCATCGAGGGCCTCGATCCCGAGAGCCGGCATCCGGTGCAGCAGGCGTGGGCCCAGCTTCAGGTGCCGCAATGCGGCTACTGCCAGTCGGGCCAGATCATGCAGGCGGCAGCGCTCATCAAAGACTTCCCGTCCCCGACCGATCAGGACATCGATGCCGTCATGGCCGGCAACCTGTGCCGCTGCATGACCTACGTCCGCATCCGCAACGCCATCAAGCAGGCTGCCGCGCAATCAAAGAAGGTTGCCATCAATGAGTGAGTTGGAGCATCCGGGCGCGCTTTCGCGCCGTAGCTTTCTGGTCGGTCTCGCCGGCGCGGCCGTCACTTTCGGTTTCGCACCAGGGGAGGGCACCGCGCAAGAGTCGGGATCGAGCCCCTTCGAGCCCACGATTTGGTACAGCCTTGACCGCGATGAAATCGTGACCGTGAACATCGTCCGTGCGGAAATGGGTCAGCACATCGGCACTGCCATCGCCCGCGTCCTCGCCGATGAACTCGAGGTAGACTGGAGCAACGTCCGCATCCTGCTGGTCGATACCGATCCGAAATGGGGCTACATGCAGACTGGCGGCAGCAAGTCGGTCTGGGTCGATTTCCCGATTTACAGCCGCGCCGGTGCTGCAGGCCGCATCGCCCTCATCGAGGCCGGCGCAAGGCTGCTCGGGGTGAGCCCGTCGCAATGTGTTGCGCGCCGGGGCGCCGTGTCTGCCGAAGGCCGGTCCATCACCTATGGCGAAATCGTCCGGCGCGGCGGGCCGACGCGCGAATTTACGTCAGACCAACTTGCGAAGCTGCCGATCAAGCGGCCCTCAGAGCGACGTCTTATCGGGCAAAAAAGCGACGCTCTCGACGTCCCCGCGAAGATCAACGGCACCGCGCGTTACGGAATCGATGCGATCGTTGAAGGCATGGTTTATGCGCGGCCGAAGATTCCTCCGACGCGTTACGGTTCGGTGGTCCGCGCCGTCGATGATTCCGCGGCGAAGCGGATCAAGGGATATCTCACGAGCATCGTAATCGAAGATCCTTCCAACACGGTGCCCGGTTGGGTCGTCGTGTGCGCGACATCCTATCCGGCGGCGATCCGCGCCGCTGACCTCGTCAAGGTCGATTGGGCCGCGGGTGATGCTGCGAAGGTGTCGGAGCAGGACATCCTCGATTACGGCGCAACGCAGATCGCTGCGCCGCGCGGGGGCGCGCTTGTGGTTGATGACCCAGAAGTCGATTCCGCCTTTCGCGCAGCCGCCTCCACGCTCGAGCGGACCTACACAACCAGCAGCGTTCTCCATGCCCAGCTCGAACCGGTCAACGCCCTCGCCTTCGAGAAGGACGGCCGCTTCGAGATCCATACCGGCAGTCAGGCGCAGAGCACGATATTGCCCGTGCTGGCACGGGCGCTCGATCTGGCGCAGGATCGCATTGTCCTGCGGACCTATCTGCTCGGCGGAGCATTCGGGCGGAGGCTCAACACCGATTATGCCGTCCCTGCCGCGCTGGCCGCCAAGGCTCTTGGCAAGCCCGTGAAGCTCGTGCTGACGCGCCAGGATGACACGCGCTTCGACTCGTTTCGCTCGCCGTCGATACAGAAACTGCGGCTGGCGTTCGACGTCCGTGGGAAGGTCACGGCCATGGAACATCACGCGTCGGCCGGCTGGCCGACCTCGGTCTATTTCCCGCCGGCGAACATGCCAAAGGCGCCCGATGGAAACCCGTTCGATCCATTTGCCATCGACGGCGCGGACCACTGGTACAGCGTTGGGGCGCAACGCGTCCGCGCACTCGAGAACGACCTTGCCAATCGTGCGTTTCGCCCCGGTTATCTGCGCGCGGTCGGGCCCGGCTGGATCAATTGGGCGGTTGAAACCTTCATGGATGAGGCCGCACTGGTGGCCCGCGCCGACCCTGTCGCATTCCGCCTCGGGCTGTTGGACGCTCGCGGCCGCAATGCCGGGTCGGCGCCCAATTCGGTGAACGGCGCGAAGCGTCAGGCAGAGGTCCTCAAACGGGCGGCGAAAAAAGCCGGATGGGGCTCGTCCATGCCCAGGGACACAGCGCTCGGCGTTGCCACCACATTTGGTCAATCACGTTCGATGCCCACATGGGTCGCTTGCGTCGCGCGCGTTCGCGTCGACCGCAGCAGCGGCGACGTTTCAGTCGAAAAGCTCACAATTGCTGTCGATGCAGGCACCCTCATTCATCCAGACGGCGCACTCGCGCAAGTCGAAGGCAGCGTTCTGTGGGGCCTCAGCATGGCGCTCTATGAGGGAACCGAGTTCCACAAGGGCCAAGTTAAGGACACGAACTTCGACAGCTATACGCCGTTGCGCATCGGCGACGTACCGGAGCTCGACATCGAGTTCATCGAGAGCGTCGAGGCTCCAGTCGGCCTCGGCGAACCGGGCACAACCGTCGTCGCGCCCGCCATCGGCAATGCCATTTTTGCGGCGACAGGTGTTCGCTTGCGCCACCTGCCCATCCGGTCAACCGCCGTCCTCGCGGCGCTCGCGTCTCTCAAACCGGTCTAAGAAACCATAGGAGTTCTCTATGCGCGTCTTTCTTGCGATCTGCTTCACGCTTTTTGCATCATCCGCCTTCGCTCACACAGGTGTCGGTTCGGCGTCCGGCGTCATACACGGCTTCTTGCACCCGTTGAGCGGAATTGACCACATTCTGGCGATGATCGCGGTCGGAATCTTGGCCGCCAATCTGGGCGGACGCGCAATCTGGGCTGTGCCGCTCACGTTCATGGCGTTGATGGGAGTGGGTGGTTTTCTCGGCATCGCGCATGTCCCGCTGCCCTTTATCGAGCTTGGAATCGCGCTTTCGATCATTGTGCTTGGGCTTGCGGTTGCGGCGCAATGGGATTGGCCCATCGCCGCCGCGATGGCGCTCGTCGGCGTCTTCGCAATCTTCCACGGCCATGCCCATGGGGCCGAGATGCCTGTTGATCCCGCGGGACTGGCGTACGCGCTTGGCTTTATGCTCGCCGCGGGGCATCTGCACTTGATCGGCATCGGAATCGGAATTGGAGCCGCGCGGCTCGCTTCGACAAGGTCGCATGCGCAGCGGCTTACGCAGTTCGGCGGCGCGGCGATCGCCGTCCTGGGCGGAGGTGTGTTGGTAGGGCTCGTTTAATCCGGTTGGCGGTGAAACCACCGATCGGTGGCGCCCCAACGGGTTGCCAGTCGTCGCGGACCCTCTCTGGTCATGGTTCACCGGCATCTGCCGAGCTATCGCGCAACGCATCCCGGTATGCTTGCGTTGCCATTCCATCGCAGCATCCGATTGGTTAAGGAAGCCCTCGGCGCGGCCTGCCTGCATTCCAAGC
The Sinorhizobium chiapasense genome window above contains:
- a CDS encoding (2Fe-2S)-binding protein, whose amino-acid sequence is MTSFDINGRAVTVDAEDDTPLLWVIRDEIGLTGTKFGCGIGMCGACTVHVGGRPTRSCITPLASVAGAKVTTIEGLDPESRHPVQQAWAQLQVPQCGYCQSGQIMQAAALIKDFPSPTDQDIDAVMAGNLCRCMTYVRIRNAIKQAAAQSKKVAINE
- a CDS encoding xanthine dehydrogenase family protein molybdopterin-binding subunit; amino-acid sequence: MSELEHPGALSRRSFLVGLAGAAVTFGFAPGEGTAQESGSSPFEPTIWYSLDRDEIVTVNIVRAEMGQHIGTAIARVLADELEVDWSNVRILLVDTDPKWGYMQTGGSKSVWVDFPIYSRAGAAGRIALIEAGARLLGVSPSQCVARRGAVSAEGRSITYGEIVRRGGPTREFTSDQLAKLPIKRPSERRLIGQKSDALDVPAKINGTARYGIDAIVEGMVYARPKIPPTRYGSVVRAVDDSAAKRIKGYLTSIVIEDPSNTVPGWVVVCATSYPAAIRAADLVKVDWAAGDAAKVSEQDILDYGATQIAAPRGGALVVDDPEVDSAFRAAASTLERTYTTSSVLHAQLEPVNALAFEKDGRFEIHTGSQAQSTILPVLARALDLAQDRIVLRTYLLGGAFGRRLNTDYAVPAALAAKALGKPVKLVLTRQDDTRFDSFRSPSIQKLRLAFDVRGKVTAMEHHASAGWPTSVYFPPANMPKAPDGNPFDPFAIDGADHWYSVGAQRVRALENDLANRAFRPGYLRAVGPGWINWAVETFMDEAALVARADPVAFRLGLLDARGRNAGSAPNSVNGAKRQAEVLKRAAKKAGWGSSMPRDTALGVATTFGQSRSMPTWVACVARVRVDRSSGDVSVEKLTIAVDAGTLIHPDGALAQVEGSVLWGLSMALYEGTEFHKGQVKDTNFDSYTPLRIGDVPELDIEFIESVEAPVGLGEPGTTVVAPAIGNAIFAATGVRLRHLPIRSTAVLAALASLKPV
- a CDS encoding HupE/UreJ family protein translates to MRVFLAICFTLFASSAFAHTGVGSASGVIHGFLHPLSGIDHILAMIAVGILAANLGGRAIWAVPLTFMALMGVGGFLGIAHVPLPFIELGIALSIIVLGLAVAAQWDWPIAAAMALVGVFAIFHGHAHGAEMPVDPAGLAYALGFMLAAGHLHLIGIGIGIGAARLASTRSHAQRLTQFGGAAIAVLGGGVLVGLV
- a CDS encoding c-type cytochrome, which translates into the protein MFKKLLITFVIAGCIGFVGFGVLAWQPAIAPVAPPPPGSFAPEVIARGEALAGGGYCAACHTAKGGEKFAGGYEMVTPFGAIYSTNITPDPETGIGTWSEAAFRRAMHEGVSRDGSHLLPVFSYDHFTKLSDDDVHALYAYFMTRTPVHATRQPNGIPFPFNIRYLQAGWKLLFFKPGRFEPDATKSEEWNRGAYLALGLSHCGACHTPRNLLGAEKSGNAYGGAVIDNWVAPPLTAANPAPAPWTHEELYDYLRTGTSKLHGTAAGPMFPVVQGLGALPDSDIHALATYFADIDKAAADLPYVSGAVSLAMSSALAKQGAPLDPDARLYTSACASCHYNANNAPLAARPDLALNSAVHLSDPGNLIQVILRGIGSNEGMPGAVMPAFGSALSDADVARIAAYLRRTRTDLPPWTDLAAKIAEIRRQNAGAN